The following coding sequences are from one Lolium rigidum isolate FL_2022 chromosome 6, APGP_CSIRO_Lrig_0.1, whole genome shotgun sequence window:
- the LOC124665645 gene encoding E3 ubiquitin-protein ligase SINA-like 7, giving the protein MENCSKKPRLGLTPKGQFKQEAADHETSREVVVDDAKMSIVIDKTMYDCPLCYRPLRPPVLKCRAGHGACGSCSENHSRKCHLCADGAEYEHIHWLDPYVMEAKVPCPNEPFGCRTLVTYFLVDDHRLDCRHAPCYCPEPGCTFPGSPLMLYDHLKVHHDWLVTSIAFDKKLDLEIDEAERRRLLATENGEHLFLLVITERVGGGCEVRLVRVCGKDAGPWGYWYKVWTNAPMDPWYGDKKPILMLEDRVRSCAVPSEEAAMEVGSRYLSVQLPDMHPRGGFALRVRITKYQLQTADGASAPAYPVSAGAD; this is encoded by the exons ATGGAGAACTGCAGCAAGAAGCCGAGGCTTGGTCTTACACCCAAGGGACAGTTTAAGCAAGAAGCAGCGGATCATGAAACCAGCAGAGAGGTTGTGGTGGACGACGCCAAGATGTCCATCGTGATTGATAAGACCATGTATGACTGCCCACTCTGCTATCGGCCCTTGAGGCCTCCTGTGTTGAAG TGCCGAGCCGGACACGGTGCGTGCGGCAGCTGCTCTGAAAACCACTCTCGCAAGTGCCATTTGTGCGCGGACGGCGCCGAGTACGAGCACATCCACTGGTTGGACCCCTATGTCATGGAGGCCAAGGTTCCGTGCCCAAACGAGCCATTTGGCTGCCGGACCTTGGTGACCTACTTCTTGGTTGATGACCATCGGCTGGATTGCCGGCACGCTCCTTGCTACTGCCCTGAGCCTGGCTGCACCTTCCCTGGCTCGCCGCTGATGCTCTACGACCACCTCAAGGTGCACCACGACTGGCTCGTCACCTCCATCGCCTTCGACAAGAAGCTCGATTTGGAGATAGATGAAGCGGAGCGGCGCCGTCTACTGGCTACGGAAAACGGGGAGCACTTGTTCCTCCTGGTCATCACTGAGAGGGTCGGCGGAGGGTGCGAAGTCAGGCTCGTGCGTGTCTGTGGCAAGGATGCTGGCCCATGGGGGTACTGGTACAAGGTGTGGACGAATGCGCCCATGGACCCATGGTACGGGGACAAGAAACCAATCCTGATGTTGGAGGACAGGGTGAGGAGCTGCGCGGTGCCCTCAGAGgaggcggccatggaggtgggcAGCAGGTACTTGTCTGTGCAGCTCCCCGACATGCACCCGAGAGGAGGGTTTGCTCTCCGCGTCCGCATCACGAAGTACCAGCTCCAAACAGCTGATGGCGCTTCTGCTCCTGCTTATCCAGTCTCGGCCGGGGCTGATTAA